CCGGGTGAAGCGCCCGGTCCGGAGCGGGGTGTGCTTCCCGACGGCGAGGCCGGGGTTGCCGGGGAGCTTCCGGAGGCGGACGGAGCAGGTACGCCCATGCAGGATGCGGACGCAAGCATTGCCGTGGTCACCGCAAGCGTGGTCACTGTTTTATGAAGCGTGCAGTGCGGCGTTCTTGTGTGCGAAGTTTTTGGGTGCGATGTTTTTTTGTGCGATGTTTTTTTGTGAACACTGTCACTGCGTCCTCGAAACCAAGCCATCAACTCGATGCTACCCCTGCACTAGACTTGAACCACCCGTTGGCCGCCCATTAGAGGCTCAGGAAATGGACGGCGGAACAGTGAAGGGACCACATGAAGATTGATTTCGCTTCATCCAGGCAATCAACTCTTGGTGTGGAATGGGAGCTGGCCCTGGTCAATGCCCAGACCGGTGAACTCGCCTCCGTGGCCAACGAGGTACTGCGCGGCGTGGCCGCCAAACATCCGGAGCTCAACGAGGACGACGAGCACCCCCACATCAAGCAGGAACTCCTGCTGAACACCGTGGAACTCGTCACCGGCATCTGTGAAACCGTGGCCCAGGCCAAGGCCGATCTCAACAGTTCACTCGCTGCCGTGCGGGAAGTCACCGATCCCATGGGGGTTGAGGTCTTCTGCGCCGGCAGCCACCCTTTCAGCCCTCCGCAGCTGCAGCCTGTCACGGACAAGGCCCGCTACGCCAAGCTCATTGACCGCACCCAGTGGTGGGGCCGCCAGATGGTGATCTACGGCGTCCACGTCCATGTGGGCCTGGACAGCCGCGACAAGGTCCTGCCGGTGCTCGACGGCCTGGTGAACTACTTCCCGCACTTCCAGGCCCTGTCCGCGTCCAGCCCGTTCTGGGGCGGAGAGGACACCGGCTACGCGTCACACCGTGCCCTCATGTTCCAGCAGCTGCCCACCGCGGGGCTGCCGTTCCAGTTCTCCACCTGGGCAGAGTACGAGTCCTACGTCCAGGACATGTTCACCACCGGAGTGATCGACACCCTCTCGGAAATCCGCTGGGACATCCGCCCGGTCCCGAACCTCGGCACCATCGAGATGCGGATCTGCGACGGCCTGGCCACGCTGGAGGAGGTTGGCGCGATTGCCGCGCTGACGCAGTGCCTGGTGGACGAATTCTCCACCATCCTGGACAACGGCGGCACCATTCCCACCATGCAACCCTGGCACGTCCAGGAGAACAAATGGCGGGCGGCCCGTTACGGCCTCGAGGCGATCATCATCCTCGATGCCAAGGGCAACGAGCAGCTGGTCACCGAGCACCTGCTCGAAACCCTGAACCGGCTCGAGCCTGTGGCCGCGAAACTCGGCTGCTCCGATGAGCTTGCCGACGTCGAAAAGATCATCCGCCGCGGAGCCGGATACCAGCGGCAGCGCCGGGTGGCGGCCGAACACGGCGGCGACCTCCGGGCAGTGGTGCTGGACCTGGTCAAGCAGATGCGCAACGGCCCAACCGCCTGAGCCGGACGCTGCGCTCCAGCCCCGCGCTCCAGTCCTTTTCACGGACTGGCCGCGCGCCAACAGTGCCCGGGGCTACGCCGAGACAGTGGTCACCGGCATGGACGAATCCGGGGCGAAGCCGATCCCGCTGGGCCCGATCCCTGCCATCACCAGCTGGGCCCCGAGTGCGGCAACCATGGCGCCGTTGTCAGTGCACAGCTCAAGCGGCGGAACGGTGAGCCGGATCCCGGCCGCGCTGCAGCGCTGTTCGGTCAGCTGGCGCAGCCGTGAATTTGCTGCCACGCCCCCGCCAAGCAGGAGTTCGGTAATTCCGTTTTCCCTGCACGCGAGCACGGCCTTGGACGTGATCACGTCCACCACGGCCTCTTGGAAGGCCGCAGCGATATCAGCCACCGGCACATCTTCCCCGCGCGCTTCGAATTGCTCCACGCAGCGGGCGACGGCGGTCTTCAGTCCGCTGAAAGACCAGTCGTAGCGATGGGGCCGGGTTCCTCAGCGGTGCCCATGTATTTGGGCTGCGTCAGTCCGCGCGGGAACCGGATGGCTTTCGGGTTTCCGGTCCGGGCAAGTTTGTCGATGGCCGGGCCGCCGGGGTAGCCCAGGCCCAGGAGCCGGGCCACCTTGTCGTAGGCTTCCCCGGCGGCGTCGTCAATGGTGGACCCAAGCAGTTTGACGTCGTCGGTGATGTTCCTGATCCGGAGGATTTCGGTGTGGCCGCCGGAGACCAACAGGGCGCCCAGGTTCTCGGGCAGGGCGTTCTCCTGCAGGGTCCCGGTGAGCGGCCGCGGGCCGCCGTCGCCCGGTTGCAGCAGGCCAACGCCGACGTGGGCCACAAGGTGGTTGATGGCATAGAGCGGCTTGCCGGTGGCCACGGCGAGCGCCTTGGCGGCGCACACACCCACCATGAGCGCCCCTGCCAGCCCCGGACCCGAGGTGACGGCAATGGCGTCGACGTCCTCAAGGACCACACCGGCGTCCGCCAGGGCTTCCTGGAGGGTGGGCACAAAGGCATCGAGGTGTGCGCGGGAGGCGATTTCGGGGATGACGCCGCCGAAACGCACGTGCTCGTCCATGGACGACGACACTGTGTTGGTCAGCAGTACTGTTCCGCGGACGATTCCCACGCCGGTCTCATCGCAGGAGGACTCGATCCCGAGGACCAGGGGCTGTGATTGGTTCATGGTGTGTCTGCCTCCATCGACGGCACGTGGTCAGTTGTCGCCCCGGTGCCCTCCGGCGCGGGTGGCGGGCCGGCGTTCTGCAGCTGGAGCCTCATGATCAGGGCGTCTACGCCGTCGCGGTAATACCGGGGGCGGACGTGGATCTGCTCGAACCCGAACCTGCGGTAGAGCTCCTGCGCACGGGGGTTGTCCGCCCGGACTTCCAGCAGCACGTCCGCCGCCCGGCGCCGCCGGCTTTCGGTAATGAGCCGGGTCAGCAGTGCCGAGCCGATGCCGCGGCCCTCGCACTCGGGTATGACTGCAATGGTCTGCACGTCGGCGATGGGTTCAATGCACATCAGGCCGGCGTAGCCCACGATCCCGCCGTCGAGTTCAGCCACGAGGTAGTGGCGGGTCTCCGCCTGCGCGAGTTCGTCATGGAACATCTGCAGCGGCCAGGCGTCCACGGGGAACAGCCGGCATTCCAGGGCATGCACGGCAGGGATGTCCGACGCGCTCATGGTCCGCAGCGTCACCCCGGCCGGCGCATCCGCGCCGCCGCCGCCCACACCGTGGCCCGCAGTGCCGCTCACAGCGCACGCTTCCTGGGGCCGGGCACCTGTGCATCGGATTCGCGGAGGTAAAGCGGCGTGGAGTCCAGCAGCTTCTCCCCCGCGGCAAGCCTGGCCAGCGCGAACTGGCCCAGGTACAGGGCATCGGGCTGCTCGGAGCTGAAGTCCGGATCGGCTCGCAGGACATCGCTGTAGAGTCCCGCACCCGCCCCGTAGGCCGGCAGGTCCGGAAGGTCGGCAGCGAAGCCCACGTGCGGCCCATCCAGCAGCCGGGGCAGCTGGCCATCCGCGAGTGCATAGCGGGCCCAGTACACCTCTTTGCGCCGCGCGTCCGTGGCCACAAGGAATTCCGCTGCGGCGGCGGTGGATTCTGCCACTTCCAGCGCCATGGCGTCCAGGCTCATGACACCGTAAAGGGGTTTGCCCCACACGAAGGACAGCGTCCGTGCGGTGGCTATCCCGGAACGCAGGCCGGTAAACGGACCCGGGCCCACACCCACCACGATGGCGTCGATGTCCGCCCCGGAAACCCCCGCGTCGGCGAACATGGCGCCGATGCCCGGGGCCAGCACTTCCGCGTGGCTGCGGGTGTCCTCGGTGGAGAAGCTCGCGAGCACTCCCTCCAGCGCATCGTCCGAGACCAATGCGGCACTGGCCACGGCTGACGTGTCGATGGCAAGGATGAGCATCAGGAGTTCCCTTTCAAGGCGGCAGGCAGCACGGCCTGCTCGGCCCAGCGCGGGCCGTAGCCGCGGATAACCACGTTCCGGGGCTCGTCGTCGTCGTTCGTGTCGAAGTCCATCACGCCGTCCTGGGCCCCCGGTGTGGGTCCGTCCGGCGCCAGGCCGCCGAGCGGCCGGTGCAGTTCGACGTCGAGCACGCTGTCGCTCAGGTGTTCCACCCGTCCGCGGCCCCACTCCACCACCGTCACGGTGATGTCCATGGTGTTTTCGAGGTCGATGTCGTCGATTTCCGCCGCACTTTCCAGCCGGTAGGCATCGACGTGCACCAGGTCCGGGCCGCCGGGACGCGGCCCGTCAGGCAGGTTGGGATGGATGCGGACCAGGACGAACGTGGGGGAAATGATCCCGGCCCGCACACCGAGGCCCTCGCCGAGTCCCTGGGTGAATGTGGTTTTGCCGGCCCCGAGTTCGCCCGTGAGGATAACAAGGTCGCCTGCCTCGAGAACGGCCCCGAGGGCGGCGGCCAGGGCGTGGGTTTCGACGGCGGTCTGCACCGTCAGGGACAGTTCCCAGTGCGGGGCGCTCATGTGGCGCCACCCTGCCCGCTGACGAAGGCCTCGTTGATGTAGCGGCGCGGCACGCGCGGGCTGATCCGGGTCACGATCTCATAGTTGTTGGTGCCGGCCGCGCGGGCCCAGTCGTCCGCCGTCGGGCCGCCGTCGGCGCCGTCGCCGAACAGGACCGCTTCGGCACCCAGCACGCTGGCTCCGCCGGATGCCACGCCGCGGGGCCCGAGGTCGATCACCATCTGGTCCATGGCGATCCTGCCCACCACGGGGTAGTTCCGGTCCTCCACCCGTACGGGGCCTCCCGTGGCCACCCGCGGCACGCCGTCGGCGTAGCCCAGCGGAATCAGCCCAAGGGTGCTGGGGCCGGCGGTGCGGTAGTTGAGCCCGTAGGAGACACCCTGGCCGGCAGGGACATCCTTGCAGTGCGACACCATGGTGCGAACCGTCATGGCCGGGCGGAGACCCAGCTCGGCCGGCGACTGGCCTTCGAAGGGTGAAAGCCCGTAGATGCCCAGCCCCACCCGGACCAGGTCGAAGTGTGTGTCCGGGCGCGAAAGCGTGGCGGGCGTGTTGGCCAGGTGCCGGACTTCCGGGTCCACCCCGGCGTCCTCGGCGATGGCCAGAACCTCGCGGAAGGCCGCGAGCTGCTCGTCCGTCTCGGGGCGGTGCGGCTCGTCCGCCACGGCAAGGTGGGAAAAAATGCCCACCACCCGCAGCAGCCCTTCGTCCTGGTACTCCATCGCTTCACCCACGAGGCTGTCCCAGGCATCCAGGGTCGCCCCGTTGCGGCCCAGGCCGGTGTCCACTTTCAAGTGCACCCGCGCCGGTCGTTCCTGTTCGCGGGCCGCAACGACGATCTTCCCGAGCTCCCAGCCGGAGCAGCCGATGTCGATTCCCGCGGCAACGGCGGCGCCGAAGTTGCTCTCCGGCGTATGCAGCCAGGCCAGCAGCGGCGCCTCGATTCCGGCCGTGCGCAGGGCAAGCGCCTCGGAGATATGGGCCACGCCCAGCCAGCGCGCCCCGGCCTCGAGCGCCGCCCGTGCCACCGGAACGGCGCCGTGGCCGTAGGCGTCCGCCTTGACCACGGCCATGACCTTGGCCGGCGAAGCGACGGCCGCAAGGTGGCGGACGTTGTGCCGGATGGCGTCGAGGTCGATCACTGCGGAGCGTTCGTTGGCGGGGCCCGGTGCTGCGTCCGGGACGGGCCGGGAGTCACCGGTTGCTGCTGGGTAAGTCACTCTAGTGATTCTAGTGGCGGCGCGGCATGCGGCTTAATTCAGCGGCGGGAGCGGTGCGCCGGCCGGGCACACCCGGCTTCAGCCGGCCCGGCGCGCTAGGCGTCAGAAAGGTGGGCGATGGTGGCGGTGGCCCGGCGCAGCGCCTGCGACGGAACGTCACGGACAATGTCCTCCAGGAAGCTGAAGCGCCGCAGCCACTGGCTGCTTTGCCGTTCAGGCCTGGCATTGGCCCGCTTCCACCAGTCGGCGATGTCGCCCCAGCCCGGCGCCGCGAGGGACCCGCCCACTTCCTGGACCGCCAGGGACGCGCACAGGTTCGCGAACCGGAGCCGGTCCGCCAGCGGCCACCGGGCCAGGCTGCCCACAATGAAAGCGGCGCCGAAGCAGTCGCCGGCTCCGGTGGGGTCAAAGGCGGTGACCGGCAGGGAGGGTACCCACTCCTCCTCGCCCGTTTCCGAGTCCACGGCCATGGCGCCCTGCGGCCCGAGGGTCACCACCGCCACGGGAACCCGGTCGGCGAGCGCATACAGTGCCGCCCAGGGTGTGTCCCTGCCGGTGAAGGCCATGGCTTCGCGCTGGTTGGGCATGAAGGCGTGGAAGAACCGGAGGTTGTCCAACCTGGTTGAGGACCACTTGCCAGTGGCATCCCAGCCGACGTCGCCAAAGAGCTTGACGCCGGAACTGTGCGCCGTCACCGCCCACGGAGCGAGCTCCTCCTCCAGGTCGGCGACGGCGGCGAGCGCCGTCGGCGGCGAGCCGATCAGTTCCGAGGAACTGACCGGTGCAGGATGGCCGTGGGTCACCATGGAGCGGTCGTGCTGGACGCTGAGGGACACCGTCACGGGCGAGTGCCACCCGGGGATGCGTTTGGAAAGGGACAGGTCCACGTGTTCCTGGGCAGCCAGGATTTTCCAGTTGTAGTCCCCGTAACCGTCGTCGCCAAAGGCGGCTGCAAGCCCGGTGCGGAGTCCCAGGCGCGCCGCCGCGATGGCCTGGTTGGCCACCCCGCCGGGGCAGCTGCCCATGCCGTCGCTCCAGATTTCCGTGCCGGGTTCGGGGGCGTGGGGCAGGCCGGTGAAGATGATGTCCTGGAAGACTGTCCCGGTCAGGAGCAGATCGAAACTGCCGTCCGACGGGGTGCGGACGGCAGCGAGCGGGTCAAAGCGGCGCTCCGGTATCGCGTCCATGTTCGGCAGACTACGCCCTCGCGCCTGCCCTGCAAAGTGCCGCGCCGCCCGGAACCGGGCCCGGGTCGCCTGCCCGGAATAGACTGCCTGGTATGCGGCTCATGATTGCCGGCGGCGGCGGGTTCCGCGTCCCGCTGGTCTACCGGGCGCTCTCCACCGGCACGTTCGCCGGGCTGGTGCGGGAGCTCGTCCTGTTCGACGTCGATCCCCTGCGGCTCGCCGCGATCAATGCCGTCCTGTCAGCTCTGGGATCTTCCCTCGGCGGCCGAGGCCCCGCGGTTCGAACCACCGCGTCCCTGGCCGAGGGCCTCGAAGGTACGGACATGGTGTTCGCGGCCATCCGGCCGGGCGGAACAGCGGGACGGACCGCCGACGAACGCGTCGCGCTGGACCTTGGCCTGCTCGGGCAGGAGACCACCGGCGCCGGCGGCATCTCCTACGCCTTGCGCTCCATCCCCGGGATGCTGGAACTGGCCCACGAAATGAGGCGGCGATGCCCGGACGCCTGGCTGGTCAACTTCACCAACCCGGCCGGAATGGTCACCGAGGCGTTGGTGCCCGTGCTGGGCAAACAGGTGATCGGCATCTGCGACTCGGCCGGCGCTTTGGCGCACCGCGCGGCTCGGGCGGCGGGCGCGCCGCTGCCGGACGGAAGGCTCGACGGCGTGGGCTACTACGGGCTCAACCACCTGGGCTGGCTGTACCGGCTGGAGTCCGGCGGCAGGGATCTGCTGCCCGGGCTTTTGGCGGACGCCCAGGCGCTGTCCGGCTTCGAGGAGGGACGCCTCTTTCCGCAGCCGTTCCTGCAGTCCCTGGGGTGCCTGCCCAACGAGTACCTGTACTACTACTACGACACAGCCCGGGCCGTAGGCGCCATCCGCGCAACGCTGCAGACCCGCGGCGAATCCATCCATGAGCAGCAGTCGGAGCTGTACCCCGCCCTCGCCGCGGCCGGGTCCGGTGCCTACGAACTGTGGGACGCCGCCCGCCGCTCCCGGGAAGAGGGATACCTGGCCGAGGCCCGCGCCAACGGCGAACAGCGGGACGAAGAGGACCTTGCCGGCGGCGGGTACGAACGGGTTGCCCTCGGGGTGATGCGCGCCCTGTCCGTGGACTTCCAGTCCGGGCGCGGGGGCACCGAGCTCATCCTGAATACCCCCAACGCCGGCGCGATTCCCGGCCTGCCGGCGGACGCCGTCGTCGAGGTTCCCTGTGTGGTGACTCCCGACGGCGCGGTGGCGCTGCCGCAGGACCGTCCGGGCGACGCACAGCTGGCCCTCATGCAGCGGGTCAAGGAGGTGGAGCGCCTGACCGTGTCGGCCGTGGTGGAGGGGAACAGGGACCACGCCCGCCGGGCTTTCGCCCGCCATCCACTCATCGACTCTGACAAGCTCGCCGTCGAGCTGCTGGCGGGGTACGAGGCGGCGTTTCCCGCGCTCAGGCTGCTCTGGGGCGGCGAGGATTAGGCTGCCTGGCCAGAGCCTGCCGGACTAAAGCTTCCGGTACATCACGTGCAGGCCCACGTACCCGAGCGCCGGGTGGTGGAAGGCCTCCGGAACCGTCCCCACGATTTCGAAGCCCATGGCCTGCCATGCGGCCACCGCGCGGACGTTGCTTTCCACCACGGCGTTGAACTGCATGGCACGGAACCCCGCCGCCCGGGCCGCGTCCAGCGAGTAGGCACAAAGCGCTTTGGCCAGCCCCTTGCCGCCGTGGTCCGGGTGGACCATGTACCCGGCGTTGGCAACATGGCTCCCTCCGCCGCCCTGGTTGGCGTGCAGCTCCCCTGTCCCCAGCACTGCATCGTCCCGGACGGCCACGAACGCCTGGCCCGGAGAGTCCTTGAACCACCGGACGCGCGCCTCGTCCTCCGCGGTGTCACGGTCCCAGGTGAAGGTGTCCCCGGCCCTGATCACGGGTTCCAGGATGGCCCACATGCCGGGCCAATCAGCTTCGATGGCGGGGCGGATTTCGAACCCGGCGGCGGGAGTGTCTGATCCTGCGGTTGGGTCTGCGGTTGCGCTCACAGGCGACACGTTAGCAGGAGGGCTGAGAGTGCACGTGCCGCCGTGAGGGCCGGGCCGGTTCAGGAGTACTGTTTTATCGGATGCAGTTCCGCCAGCCGAAGGGAGAACCGTGACTCTGATCCGCCGTATTGCGTTCCTTTCCCTGCACACCTCCCCCATGGAACAGCCCGGTTCGGGCGATGCCGGCGGCATGAACGTGTACGTGCGGGGACTTGCCTCCGCGCTGGCCGCCAGCGGCGTGGAAGTGGAAATCTTCACGCGGTCCACATCGGTGGGACAGCCCGCCGTCGAGCACCCGGATCCCGGCGTGTGCGTCCACAATGTGATCTCCGGACCGCCGCGGAAGCTGCCCAAAGAGGAGCTGCCCGAACTGCTGCACAGCATGGTTGAAGAGGTTGAACGCATCCGCCAACGCCAGCCGCACGGCCGGTACGA
This genomic window from Arthrobacter sp. 24S4-2 contains:
- a CDS encoding glutamate--cysteine ligase, with the protein product MKIDFASSRQSTLGVEWELALVNAQTGELASVANEVLRGVAAKHPELNEDDEHPHIKQELLLNTVELVTGICETVAQAKADLNSSLAAVREVTDPMGVEVFCAGSHPFSPPQLQPVTDKARYAKLIDRTQWWGRQMVIYGVHVHVGLDSRDKVLPVLDGLVNYFPHFQALSASSPFWGGEDTGYASHRALMFQQLPTAGLPFQFSTWAEYESYVQDMFTTGVIDTLSEIRWDIRPVPNLGTIEMRICDGLATLEEVGAIAALTQCLVDEFSTILDNGGTIPTMQPWHVQENKWRAARYGLEAIIILDAKGNEQLVTEHLLETLNRLEPVAAKLGCSDELADVEKIIRRGAGYQRQRRVAAEHGGDLRAVVLDLVKQMRNGPTA
- the rimI gene encoding ribosomal protein S18-alanine N-acetyltransferase; the protein is MSASDIPAVHALECRLFPVDAWPLQMFHDELAQAETRHYLVAELDGGIVGYAGLMCIEPIADVQTIAVIPECEGRGIGSALLTRLITESRRRRAADVLLEVRADNPRAQELYRRFGFEQIHVRPRYYRDGVDALIMRLQLQNAGPPPAPEGTGATTDHVPSMEADTP
- the tsaB gene encoding tRNA (adenosine(37)-N6)-threonylcarbamoyltransferase complex dimerization subunit type 1 TsaB, with the protein product MLILAIDTSAVASAALVSDDALEGVLASFSTEDTRSHAEVLAPGIGAMFADAGVSGADIDAIVVGVGPGPFTGLRSGIATARTLSFVWGKPLYGVMSLDAMALEVAESTAAAAEFLVATDARRKEVYWARYALADGQLPRLLDGPHVGFAADLPDLPAYGAGAGLYSDVLRADPDFSSEQPDALYLGQFALARLAAGEKLLDSTPLYLRESDAQVPGPRKRAL
- the tsaE gene encoding tRNA (adenosine(37)-N6)-threonylcarbamoyltransferase complex ATPase subunit type 1 TsaE; this encodes MSAPHWELSLTVQTAVETHALAAALGAVLEAGDLVILTGELGAGKTTFTQGLGEGLGVRAGIISPTFVLVRIHPNLPDGPRPGGPDLVHVDAYRLESAAEIDDIDLENTMDITVTVVEWGRGRVEHLSDSVLDVELHRPLGGLAPDGPTPGAQDGVMDFDTNDDDEPRNVVIRGYGPRWAEQAVLPAALKGNS
- the alr gene encoding alanine racemase — translated: MTYPAATGDSRPVPDAAPGPANERSAVIDLDAIRHNVRHLAAVASPAKVMAVVKADAYGHGAVPVARAALEAGARWLGVAHISEALALRTAGIEAPLLAWLHTPESNFGAAVAAGIDIGCSGWELGKIVVAAREQERPARVHLKVDTGLGRNGATLDAWDSLVGEAMEYQDEGLLRVVGIFSHLAVADEPHRPETDEQLAAFREVLAIAEDAGVDPEVRHLANTPATLSRPDTHFDLVRVGLGIYGLSPFEGQSPAELGLRPAMTVRTMVSHCKDVPAGQGVSYGLNYRTAGPSTLGLIPLGYADGVPRVATGGPVRVEDRNYPVVGRIAMDQMVIDLGPRGVASGGASVLGAEAVLFGDGADGGPTADDWARAAGTNNYEIVTRISPRVPRRYINEAFVSGQGGAT
- a CDS encoding carbohydrate kinase family protein encodes the protein MDAIPERRFDPLAAVRTPSDGSFDLLLTGTVFQDIIFTGLPHAPEPGTEIWSDGMGSCPGGVANQAIAAARLGLRTGLAAAFGDDGYGDYNWKILAAQEHVDLSLSKRIPGWHSPVTVSLSVQHDRSMVTHGHPAPVSSSELIGSPPTALAAVADLEEELAPWAVTAHSSGVKLFGDVGWDATGKWSSTRLDNLRFFHAFMPNQREAMAFTGRDTPWAALYALADRVPVAVVTLGPQGAMAVDSETGEEEWVPSLPVTAFDPTGAGDCFGAAFIVGSLARWPLADRLRFANLCASLAVQEVGGSLAAPGWGDIADWWKRANARPERQSSQWLRRFSFLEDIVRDVPSQALRRATATIAHLSDA
- a CDS encoding 6-phospho-beta-glucosidase, which produces MRLMIAGGGGFRVPLVYRALSTGTFAGLVRELVLFDVDPLRLAAINAVLSALGSSLGGRGPAVRTTASLAEGLEGTDMVFAAIRPGGTAGRTADERVALDLGLLGQETTGAGGISYALRSIPGMLELAHEMRRRCPDAWLVNFTNPAGMVTEALVPVLGKQVIGICDSAGALAHRAARAAGAPLPDGRLDGVGYYGLNHLGWLYRLESGGRDLLPGLLADAQALSGFEEGRLFPQPFLQSLGCLPNEYLYYYYDTARAVGAIRATLQTRGESIHEQQSELYPALAAAGSGAYELWDAARRSREEGYLAEARANGEQRDEEDLAGGGYERVALGVMRALSVDFQSGRGGTELILNTPNAGAIPGLPADAVVEVPCVVTPDGAVALPQDRPGDAQLALMQRVKEVERLTVSAVVEGNRDHARRAFARHPLIDSDKLAVELLAGYEAAFPALRLLWGGED
- a CDS encoding GNAT family N-acetyltransferase, with protein sequence MSATADPTAGSDTPAAGFEIRPAIEADWPGMWAILEPVIRAGDTFTWDRDTAEDEARVRWFKDSPGQAFVAVRDDAVLGTGELHANQGGGGSHVANAGYMVHPDHGGKGLAKALCAYSLDAARAAGFRAMQFNAVVESNVRAVAAWQAMGFEIVGTVPEAFHHPALGYVGLHVMYRKL